The Daucus carota subsp. sativus chromosome 9, DH1 v3.0, whole genome shotgun sequence genome window below encodes:
- the LOC108202503 gene encoding protein NO VEIN, whose protein sequence is MYGQPPRFSHGSHGRGPPPQFNPILPPNPNFLPPHLNQFLPNPRIPPNFPFQNPNFRLPNPGFPVLRPDVPVVNPNEVLERVDRAVKKARADLVAAGDSVSTWKVRQAALVILKIDSWDSFGFQMQEVPSLYRLMVTEGKINAFIHCFVGVRKITSLHDLELAICKNEGVAKFEELDLGPILRHPLVVQYFGASPNVKDVFKITSEEIISFISKLIRKKKQKEITADELLDYIAKKKSVDKKELLSVRIRSLVMHISYIQQGWNSEQAAINNCLGDANITSGKKSRKLPVSSLKKELDEHIGLKSEPENLGDGNTILGEKRRKHSVPSPQKKKLDEHIGVISEQVSSFTSRHKDISEKHIRFTSSEDDGDTSNNNKGNGNESVPQNSCSSPSQIVKFDCSSCPFPSLDEEIKRLRSKGKAGPIPSPASKTLTHNGQDRPLKRKRISEDLSTGTPSSQMLKRDEIEAHGLSNKKLLSKDKKEQSFLRRINEGDLARDVDTLRTFICIWKEACMENKLTQVLDMMIEFYQTRNGDRVKEIFSQKPFAELLNVAVEAIKGVSDSMHGTSQISNHQGGANPHSINNTVIDQLSVGTVEDKVLTGRIGELVAFRYFLGKFGGTCVKWVNETFESGFPYDIAVGNEEMGREYIEVKATKSDRKDWFNLTAKEWQFAVEKGECYSIARVTLQSNDMAKITIYKNPVRLCQLGQLQLAMLIPRQQHGKEIPVSS, encoded by the exons ATGTACGGACAACCACCACGCTTCAGCCATGGCAGCCATGGCCGAGGCCCCCCTCCTCAATTCAATCCAATTCTCCCTCCAAACCCTAATTTCTTGCCACCCCATCTCAATCAATTCCTCCCAAACCCCAGAATCCCCCCCAATTTTCCATTCCAGAACCCTAATTTCCGGTTGCCGAACCCAGGTTTTCCGGTCTTAAGGCCTGATGTGCCGGTGGTTAATCCCAATGAGGTTCTTGAAAGGGTGGATAGAGCTGTCAAAAAGGCCCGGGCTGACTTGGTGGCCGCCGGAGATAGTGTGTCTACTTGGAAAGTCAGGCAGGCTGCATTGGTCATTCTGAAGATTGATTCGTGGGACTCGTTCGGGTTTCAAATGCAGGAAGTGCCGTCGTTGTATCGGCTTATGGTTACTGAAGGAAAG ATTAATGCATTTATTCACTGCTTTGTTGGCGTTCGGAAGATAACGTCATTGCACGATCTGGAATTGGCAATTTGCAAGAATGAGGGTGTTGCGAAGTTCGAAGAACTTGATTTAGGCCCTATATTACGGCACCCACTTGTTGTGCAATATTTTGGTGCAAGCCCTAATGTGAAGGATGTGTTCAAGATTACCAGTGAAGAGATTATATCTTTTATCTCTAAGTTGATTAGAAAAAAGAAACAGAAAGAGATAACTGCTGATGAGCTACTGGATTACATTGCAAAGAAAAAATCAGTAGATAAGAAAGAACTGCTCAGTGTACGGATTCGGAGTTTAGT GATGCATATTTCTTATATCCAACAAGGATGGAATTCTGAACAGGCTGCAATTAATAATTGTTTAGGGGATGCAAATATTACTTCTGGTAAAAAAAGCAGGAAGCTTCCTGTTTCCTCACTGAAAAAAGAGCTGGATGAGCATATTGGTTTGAAATCAGAGCCTGAAAATTTAGGGGATGGAAATACGATTTTGGGTGAAAAAAGACGTAAGCATTCTGTTCCATCCCCACAGAAAAAGAAGCTGGATGAGCACATTGGTGTTATATCAGAGCAGGTCAGTTCATTTACCTCTAGACACAAGGACATCAGTGAGAAGCACATAAGATTTACGTCATCAGAGGATGATGGTGAtacttcaaataataataaaggcAATGGAAATGAAAGTGTTCCTCAGAATTCATGCAGTTCTCCATCACAAATTGTAAAATTTGACTGTAGTAGCTGTCCTTTTCCATCTTTGGACGAGGAAATAAAAAGGCTTCGTTCGAAAGGTAAAGCAGGTCCTATCCCCTCTCCTGCTAGTAAGACTTTAACGCACAACGGACAAGACAGGCCATTGAAAAGAAAGAGAATATCAGAAGATTTAAGTACAGGAACCCCATCAAGCCAGATGCTGAAAAGAGATGAGATCGAAGCACATGGCTTGAGTAACAAAAAACTCTTATCAAAAGATAAAAAGGAGCAAAGTTTTCTCCGTCGAATCAACGAAGGAGATCTTGCACGTGACGTTGATACTCTCAGGACGTTCATCTGTATCTGGAAGGAGGCATGTATGGAGAACAAACTTACCCAG GTATTGGATATGATGATTGAATTCTATCAAACAAGGAATGGGGATAGAGTGAAAGAGATTTTCTCACAAAAACCATTCGCCGAATTGCTAAATGTTGCT GTTGAGGCTATTAAAGGAGTATCTGATAGCATGCATGGCACTTCACAAATTTCAAACCACCAGGGTGGTGCAAATCCGCATTCAATTAACA ATACAGTTATAGATCAACTTTCCGTAGGCACGGTAGAGGATAAAGTGTTAACGGGAAGAATTGGAGAGTTGGTAGCTTTTAGGTACTTTCTGGGGAAGTTTGGCGGAACTTGTGTTAAATGGGTCAATGAAACTTTCGAGTCGGGATTTCCTTATGATATTGCTGTAGGAAATGAAGAAATGGGTAGGGAATATATAGAAGTAAAAGCGACCAAATCTGACAGGAAAGACTGGTTCAACTTAACAGCTAAAGAGTGGCAATTTGCAGTTGAGAAAGGGGAATGCTATAGTATTGCCCGTGTCACCTTGCAATCTAACGACATGGCGAAGATCACGATATACAAGAACCCTGTAAGACTCTGCCAGCTAGGACAGCTGCAGTTAGCGATGTTGATACCTAGACAGCAGCATGGCAAGGAAATTCCAGTTTCATCCTGA
- the LOC108200553 gene encoding RPM1-interacting protein 4-like has protein sequence MTQRTEVPKFGNWESEDEVPYTTYFDNARKGNSGAQMSPDAPEANTDTLLNEKQSSKVPISQKEEGNLPAIKTGTNLSSQQRHGVVRSANKSESESPKDPDASRPRHERRPSHGEGDLKKSNDSSLRHESESRKAVNSAHHGHGGISTDSPRRVSRQNVGSDRSVEQSPLHPNHQTRLGNKNSGVSSPSWERKSTLDSSHGLPSTPGRSRLRSVTRGDDTPDDSPAVPKFGDWDESDPTSGEGYTQVFDRVREEKQSGTGKVPIMPTESSYSNGQKQYGNDSPKGCLCFPWGKK, from the exons ATGACA CAAAGAACCGAGGTACCAAAGTTTGGTAACTGGGAAAGCGAAGATGAGGTTCCTTATACCACCTATTTTGATAATGCAAGAAAGGGTAACAGTGGTGCTCAGATGAGCCCAGATGCTCCTGAAGCCAATACTGATACActtttgaatgaaaaacagtCTTCAAAAGTCCCAATCTCCCAGAAAGAAGAAGGTAATTTGCCCGCAATCAAGACAGGCACTAACCTCTCCTCTCAGCAGCGTCATGGTGTTGTGAGGTCTGCCAACAAGTCAGAATCTGAATCACCTAAGGACCCAGACGCGTCAAGACCAAGACATGAGCGTCGGCCGAGCCATGGAGAAGGCGATCTTAAAAAATCAAATGACTCCTCATTGCGCCATGAATCTGAGAGCAGGAAAGCTGTTAACTCAGCACACCATGGTCATGGAGGAATTAGTACTGATAGCCCTAGAAGGGTTTCAAGGCAGAATGTGGGTTCCGACCGCAGTGTTGAACAGTCACCGCTGCATCCCAATCACCAAACAAGGCTTGGAAACAAAAACAGTGGTGTATCTTCTCCCTCGTGGGAAAGAAAGAGCACTCTTGACAGTAGCCACGGCTTACCCTCCACTCCTGGAAGGTCAAGATTGAGATCAGTTACACGAGGCGATGACACT CCCGATGATAGTCCAGCAGTTCCAAAATTTGGTGATTGGGATGAAAGTGACCCTACATCAGGTGAAGGGTACACTCAAGTATTTGACAGGGTGCGAGAGGAGAAACAGAGTGGTACAGGAAAAGTGCCCATCATGCCAACCGAGTCTTCTTACTCAAATGGACAAAAGCAATATGGAAATGACAGCCCAAAG GGCTGTTTATGCTTTCCATGGGGTAAAAAATGA